The following proteins come from a genomic window of Larimichthys crocea isolate SSNF chromosome III, L_crocea_2.0, whole genome shotgun sequence:
- the LOC113744468 gene encoding mucin-like protein, with protein sequence MGKDFAVRCVSLSRCAVVYAGGLHVVVWQVVGQNQLAAMVEVPQTFYNRTVGLMGFWSTSRADDFLMSDGRILPSAGLKLPSEKRLHDFGMSWAVPVPESLLFSPPALVQLEPVSSESLMKNVSPAETEELRKICKGSMQCVYDTLASGSSDLGLQTLDAEQNYENLAMIYGNMPPIVTGPTVIRCKVNSTVNIQIDAQDPNGDLITYSLLFPRPPRASISGATGLLTWTLLTTQPVKLTIKVSDKVTSSLFTPVLRICNCLNGGTCQYDSVTENHQQGKFQVHYEHTLFIILSSQVVGCLCPKGFSGKFCGKTPDVCQGKPCFQGVQCQSKSEPDQFTCGECPINTVSGGKEGYKCFEHDLCAPPYPFPCHKDAICDSIKHDYSCSCKTGFTGDGYNCTDIDECADLSACPSAKFECQNKPGSFDCFCRYQNSRNTDGCGDSANPPGKHFLWCFHGKHAHIW encoded by the exons ATGGGTAAGGACTTCGCTGTGCgctgtgtgtcactgtctcGCTGCGCAGTGGTGTATGCCGGTGGTCTCCATGTGGTGGTGTGGCAGGTTGTAGGCCAAAATCAGCTAGCGGCCATGGTGGAGGTTCCACAGACTTTCTACAACCGCACTGTGGGTCTCATGGGTTTCTGGAGCACCAGCCGTGCTGACGATTTCCTCATGTCCGATGGCAGGATCCTGCCCTCAGCGGGCCTCAAACTCCCATCAGAAAAAAGGCTGCATGACTTTGGCATGTCCT GGGCAGTTCCAGTTCCTGAGAGCCTGTTGTTCTCTCCACCTGCATTGGTTCAACTGGAGCCAGTCTCCTCTGAGAGCTTGATGAAAAACGTCAGTCCTGCTGAGACTGAGGAGTTGAGGAAAATCTGTAAAGGCAGCATGCAGTGTGTCTATGATACCTTGGCATCCGGCAGCTCTGATCTGGGCCTGCAGACTCTGGACGCCGAGCAGAACTATGAAAATCTGGCTATGATCTATG GTAACATGCCCCCCATAGTGACGGGGCCCACAGTGATCCGCTGTAAGGTCAACTCTACTGTCAACATTCAGATTGATGCTCAGGACCCAAATGGAGACCTCATCACCTACTCACTGCTCTTCCCCAGGCCTCCACGGGCTTCTATAAGCggag CTACTGGCCTCCTGACGTGGACACTGCTCACCACACAGCCTGTCAAACTGACCATCAAAGTCAGTGACAAGGTCACCAGCTCTCTGTTCACCCCCGTCCTTCGCATCTGCAACTGCCTCAACGGAGGAACGTGCCAGTACGACAGCGTCACTGAAAACCACCAGCAGGGAAAGTTCCAGGTGCACTATGAACATAC TCTGTTTATTATTCTTTCCTCTCAGGTGGTGGGGTGCCTGTGCCCAAAGGGATTCAGCGGGAAGTTCTGTGGGAAAACTCCAGACGTGTGTCAAGGCAAACCCTGTTTCCAAGGGGTGCAGTGCCAGTCAAAGTCAGAGCCTGACCAGTTCACCTGTGGAGAGTGTCCTATCAATACTGTCTCTGGGGGAAAAGAGGGATACAAGTGCTTTGAGCATG ACTTGTGTGCCCCTCCGTACCCCTTCCCCTGCCACAAAGACGCCATCTGCGACAGCATCAAACATGACTACAGCTGCTCATGTAAAACTGGCTTTACAGGGGACGGTTACAACTGCACAG ATATAGATGAGTGTGCAGACCTCTCAGCCTGTCCCAGTGCCAAGTTTGAGTGTCAGAACAAGCCTGGCTCTTTCGACTGCTTCTGTAGATACCAGAACTCCAGAAACACTGATGGATGTG GTGACTCTGCCAATCCTCCAGGTAAGCACTTCCTCTGGTGTTTCCATGGTAAACACGCCCATATATGGTAA
- the LOC113745635 gene encoding uncharacterized protein LOC113745635 isoform X2 — MVWKKKGSDGLKQLVNILSTGFKNKFYNASKVPAHSSNPDVSEYRINVSSDTPHWYIRDFLGRASREYEISAVEVDDLDECKAKEAVCVRSALCSNTYGGYRCLCNGTTDVDETQSCVLDREEVKDNKPNLVLALVLGIGIPLLLLLILAALACLCCCKKTVTGDLPPLMPDYIQEQHNPPPFNYSDPALHYMTHYSPRIIDNITPRQRLR; from the exons ATGGTCTGGAAGAAGAAAGGATCTGATGGACTCAAACAG CTGGTAAACATTCTGTCAACGGGTTTCAAGAACAAATTCTACAACGCCAGCAAGGTTCCAGCACACAGCTCCAATCCAGATGTGTCTGAATATCGAATCAACGTGTCCAGTGACACACCGCACTGGTACATCAGAGACTTCCTGGGCCGAGCCAGCAGGGAATATGAGATTAGTGCTGTAGAAGTTGATG ATCTGGATGAATGTAAGGCCAAAGAGGCGGTATGCGTCCGTTCTGCCCTCTGCTCCAACACTTACGGAGGCTACAGGTGTCTTTGCAATGGCACAACTGATGTGGACGAAACCCAGTCCTGTGTATTAG acagagaggaggtgaaggataATAAACCAAACCTTGTTCTGGCCCTGGTTCTGGGTATTGGCATCCCTCTGCTCTTGCTGCTAATCCTGGCTGCACTggcctgcctctgctgctgcaagaAGACTGTTACTGGAGA CCTCCCACCCTTGATGCCAGACTACATCCAGGAGCAGCACAACCCTCCGCCCTTCAACTATTCCGACCCTGCCCTACATTACATGACCCACTACAGCCCACGGATCATAGACAACATCACACCCAGGCAACGCCTCAGATAG
- the LOC113745635 gene encoding uncharacterized protein LOC113745635 isoform X1, whose protein sequence is MCKLHHENLYLLLSQLVNILSTGFKNKFYNASKVPAHSSNPDVSEYRINVSSDTPHWYIRDFLGRASREYEISAVEVDDLDECKAKEAVCVRSALCSNTYGGYRCLCNGTTDVDETQSCVLDREEVKDNKPNLVLALVLGIGIPLLLLLILAALACLCCCKKTVTGDLPPLMPDYIQEQHNPPPFNYSDPALHYMTHYSPRIIDNITPRQRLR, encoded by the exons atgtgtAAACTGCATCATGAAAATCTGTATCTCCTCCTTTCTCAGCTGGTAAACATTCTGTCAACGGGTTTCAAGAACAAATTCTACAACGCCAGCAAGGTTCCAGCACACAGCTCCAATCCAGATGTGTCTGAATATCGAATCAACGTGTCCAGTGACACACCGCACTGGTACATCAGAGACTTCCTGGGCCGAGCCAGCAGGGAATATGAGATTAGTGCTGTAGAAGTTGATG ATCTGGATGAATGTAAGGCCAAAGAGGCGGTATGCGTCCGTTCTGCCCTCTGCTCCAACACTTACGGAGGCTACAGGTGTCTTTGCAATGGCACAACTGATGTGGACGAAACCCAGTCCTGTGTATTAG acagagaggaggtgaaggataATAAACCAAACCTTGTTCTGGCCCTGGTTCTGGGTATTGGCATCCCTCTGCTCTTGCTGCTAATCCTGGCTGCACTggcctgcctctgctgctgcaagaAGACTGTTACTGGAGA CCTCCCACCCTTGATGCCAGACTACATCCAGGAGCAGCACAACCCTCCGCCCTTCAACTATTCCGACCCTGCCCTACATTACATGACCCACTACAGCCCACGGATCATAGACAACATCACACCCAGGCAACGCCTCAGATAG